A region from the Deltaproteobacteria bacterium genome encodes:
- a CDS encoding thiamine pyrophosphate-dependent enzyme, with translation MAAISAKHINFHIMGFYPITPSTEIAENLDEMKAYGEHDIRMIPGDGEHGAAGICYGATLAGGRVFNATSANGFLFSIEQYPVQSGTRFPMLLNLVTRAVSGPLDIRGDHSDLYMALNTGWIILLAKSPQVVYDMNIIAVKLGELEDVRLPVIVAYDGFFTSHQKRRVKYFADKKHVLDFLGEYKPLYTAVDPEHPMTFGAYMNDPDLINNKKQLSLAMEAAYRHLPEVFAEYGEISGRSYPLVETYMMEDADYALFLINSSFDTAKDAVDKLRKQGKKVGVLSPSVIRPFPYNELVSLLKHVKALCVADRADSYGAWGGNMTLEVKATLKDDTENKTTVISRIYGLGGKEFSTEDAEILLKETIRAGENKNSVKRYEYHGANPGKEDYTMETAMPAVNKIEVTGQVMAEKDQSTGRVINVKGITAQGLSMIPRRVVPGHGACPGCGIFSNLNIFFKGLEGDVVVLFHTGCGEVVTSGYPYSSHRITFIHNLFQSGAPTLAGVSEMLEERIKRGEIPQDKEITFLMVSGDGGMDIGMGPAIGTALRGNKLILLEYDNEGYMNTGDQLSFSTPIGHDTSTSHAGPKQKGKKTHHKDTAQIMAACHIPYVATVAESNYKDMIQKAKKAQEYAKEGFVYVKALSLCPLSWRSDEQIGTDIISKAVDSCFFPLYDVDHGKTTITYDPEAKGKKVHVLEWLKLMGKTRHLTKPENQDVVEAFQKEVDRRWKRLKAMHESPYL, from the coding sequence ATGGCAGCAATATCAGCAAAACACATAAACTTCCATATAATGGGATTCTATCCCATAACACCATCAACAGAAATAGCAGAAAATCTTGATGAGATGAAGGCGTACGGTGAACACGATATAAGAATGATACCAGGTGACGGAGAGCACGGTGCAGCAGGCATATGCTACGGGGCAACACTCGCTGGAGGAAGGGTTTTTAATGCGACATCGGCAAATGGATTTCTCTTTTCCATTGAGCAATACCCGGTACAATCCGGAACAAGATTTCCTATGTTACTGAACCTTGTAACAAGAGCAGTGTCGGGTCCTCTTGATATCCGCGGAGATCACAGTGATCTATATATGGCGCTCAATACAGGATGGATCATCCTGCTTGCGAAATCACCGCAGGTTGTTTATGATATGAACATCATAGCAGTAAAACTGGGCGAACTTGAGGATGTAAGGCTTCCTGTGATCGTTGCTTATGACGGGTTTTTCACAAGCCATCAGAAAAGAAGGGTTAAATACTTTGCAGACAAAAAACATGTATTGGATTTCCTCGGCGAATATAAACCGCTCTATACGGCTGTCGATCCGGAACATCCGATGACATTTGGTGCCTACATGAATGATCCCGATCTTATAAACAACAAAAAACAACTTTCCCTTGCAATGGAGGCCGCGTACAGACACTTGCCGGAGGTTTTTGCAGAGTATGGAGAGATTAGCGGTAGATCATATCCATTGGTTGAGACGTACATGATGGAAGACGCGGACTATGCCCTGTTTCTGATTAACTCATCATTTGATACTGCAAAAGACGCGGTTGATAAATTGAGAAAACAGGGTAAAAAGGTTGGTGTGTTATCTCCAAGTGTTATAAGGCCATTTCCATATAATGAGCTCGTGTCTCTTTTAAAACATGTGAAAGCACTTTGTGTTGCGGATAGAGCGGACAGCTATGGCGCATGGGGTGGGAATATGACGCTTGAGGTGAAGGCGACACTCAAGGACGATACTGAGAATAAAACAACTGTTATATCAAGGATATATGGGCTTGGGGGTAAAGAGTTTTCTACAGAAGATGCAGAGATTCTGCTAAAAGAGACCATCCGTGCAGGAGAAAACAAAAACAGTGTAAAACGTTATGAGTATCATGGGGCAAATCCTGGTAAAGAGGACTATACAATGGAGACAGCCATGCCTGCTGTAAATAAGATTGAAGTAACAGGCCAGGTTATGGCTGAAAAGGATCAGTCTACAGGCAGGGTAATAAATGTAAAAGGCATCACAGCTCAGGGATTGTCTATGATACCAAGACGCGTTGTCCCGGGTCATGGGGCGTGTCCAGGCTGCGGGATTTTCTCTAACCTTAATATATTTTTTAAAGGTCTTGAAGGAGATGTTGTTGTTTTGTTCCATACAGGCTGCGGTGAGGTTGTAACATCGGGTTATCCATACAGCTCCCACAGGATCACATTTATACACAACCTTTTTCAGAGCGGCGCACCAACGTTGGCTGGAGTTAGCGAGATGTTAGAGGAAAGGATAAAAAGAGGCGAAATTCCACAGGATAAAGAAATAACCTTTTTAATGGTTTCAGGGGATGGAGGTATGGATATAGGGATGGGTCCTGCAATTGGTACCGCATTAAGGGGTAACAAACTCATTCTTTTAGAGTACGATAACGAAGGCTATATGAACACAGGGGATCAACTCTCATTCTCAACACCCATAGGTCATGACACCTCAACTTCACATGCCGGACCCAAACAAAAGGGTAAGAAAACACACCACAAGGACACTGCACAGATCATGGCTGCATGTCATATACCTTATGTTGCAACAGTTGCAGAGAGTAATTACAAAGATATGATCCAGAAAGCAAAAAAAGCACAGGAATATGCAAAAGAAGGTTTTGTATATGTAAAAGCACTTTCTTTATGTCCACTATCATGGAGAAGCGATGAACAGATAGGTACGGACATTATATCTAAAGCAGTTGATTCATGCTTTTTTCCACTGTATGATGTGGATCACGGCAAAACAACAATTACTTATGACCCGGAGGCAAAGGGTAAAAAGGTCCATGTTCTTGAATGGCTTAAGCTTATGGGTAAAACACGGCACCTTACAAAACCGGAGAACCAGGACGTTGTTGAAGCATTCCAAAAAGAGGTTGATAGGAGATGGAAAAGGCTTAAAGCCATGCATGAAAGCCCATATCTGTAA
- the recR gene encoding recombination mediator RecR translates to MTEIDDNPVTILVTQLKKLPGVGEKTAIRFAYHILGMQKDERDEISDSIKRVSDELRLCPICFNFTSKERCDICANPNRNNAVICVVEKPSDLYTIEKAGIFKSRYHVIHGVIDLLNNIGPEQLRIAELMQRFSKEDIKEVIIALSSGTEGEATAMYLQRMIKPFNIKVTRLASGIPMGSSLEYMDQYTIIKAIENRIEI, encoded by the coding sequence ATGACAGAGATCGATGATAACCCGGTAACGATACTTGTAACTCAATTAAAAAAGTTACCCGGCGTTGGAGAAAAAACAGCCATAAGATTTGCATACCATATTTTGGGTATGCAAAAAGATGAAAGAGATGAGATCTCTGATTCAATAAAAAGGGTAAGTGATGAGTTAAGGCTGTGCCCAATCTGTTTTAATTTTACAAGTAAAGAGCGGTGCGATATATGTGCAAACCCCAACAGGAATAACGCTGTTATTTGTGTTGTAGAAAAACCATCCGATCTTTATACAATAGAAAAGGCAGGTATTTTTAAAAGCAGGTATCATGTTATACACGGGGTTATAGACCTTTTAAACAATATTGGCCCCGAGCAATTAAGAATAGCGGAACTCATGCAAAGGTTTTCAAAAGAAGACATTAAAGAAGTAATTATTGCTCTAAGCTCAGGTACGGAAGGAGAGGCTACAGCCATGTACCTTCAAAGGATGATAAAACCGTTTAATATAAAGGTTACAAGGCTGGCAAGCGGCATACCCATGGGTTCATCGCTTGAGTATATGGATCAATATACAATAATAAAAGCAATAGAAAACAGAATAGAAATATAG
- a CDS encoding YbaB/EbfC family nucleoid-associated protein — protein MNIDTLLKQAKKMQDQLSKITEELATKEVEASSGGAMVTVKANGKSEITKITIDPEAFSLGDKQMLEDMILAAANEALNRAKELSTEAFKQVSGGINIPGFPL, from the coding sequence ATGAATATAGATACACTGTTAAAACAGGCAAAAAAAATGCAAGATCAGTTGAGTAAAATTACAGAAGAACTCGCCACAAAAGAAGTTGAGGCATCAAGCGGCGGGGCAATGGTCACTGTAAAAGCGAATGGGAAAAGTGAGATCACAAAAATAACTATAGATCCAGAAGCATTCTCTCTTGGGGATAAACAGATGCTCGAGGATATGATTCTTGCTGCAGCAAATGAAGCACTCAACCGGGCAAAAGAATTATCAACAGAAGCATTTAAACAGGTTTCCGGGGGAATAAACATTCCGGGTTTCCCTCTATGA
- a CDS encoding roadblock/LC7 domain-containing protein, translating into MASPSFIMYEEEFIQINKVLEKLAKEANAKIVFLVDKNGQLIATYGETQNIDTTSLASLTAGNIAATGGLAKLIGEKEFSILFHEGEKDNIHISIIGQRVILVVIFDHRSSLGLVRLRVKKSGDELNNIFNNLLKKVEKEPQAGTPFSEITDEDIENLFKD; encoded by the coding sequence ATGGCAAGCCCATCATTTATAATGTATGAAGAAGAGTTTATCCAGATCAATAAGGTGCTGGAAAAGCTTGCCAAGGAAGCTAATGCAAAGATCGTATTCCTGGTCGATAAAAATGGACAGTTGATTGCAACTTATGGAGAGACACAAAACATAGATACAACATCTCTCGCATCTTTAACAGCAGGCAACATAGCTGCAACAGGCGGATTAGCAAAGCTGATAGGTGAGAAAGAATTCTCGATATTGTTCCATGAGGGTGAGAAGGACAACATACATATATCTATCATAGGACAGAGGGTAATACTTGTTGTGATATTTGATCATAGATCATCGCTCGGGCTTGTCAGATTGAGGGTAAAAAAATCTGGGGATGAATTAAACAACATATTTAATAATCTTCTGAAAAAGGTTGAAAAGGAACCTCAGGCAGGTACTCCGTTCTCAGAGATTACGGATGAGGATATAGAAAATTTATTTAAAGATTAA
- a CDS encoding 2-oxoacid:acceptor oxidoreductase family protein, with the protein MSTIKNKLPIVNEAGLYEIRVESIGGLGANLAGKLLAEAGVLGMGLNGVNFASYGSEKKGTPVKAFVKFSEPDLEIRSNGPVEEPHLLVVFHERLITSTPLTQGVKESTTVIVNTGKSPDTMREMLKLYGGTVACIDALKISIEERVKINTPMLGAIVKASNFIDKDALKGAITDTFKKKYPNIIDANLKAFERGYNELTMKTFKPDGLYEYVPFRKEVSLLGYKNAPIGGVILNPGNSINKDLSASRTGYMPLFIQEKCTNCGECEITCPDYCFVWEKGVDKHGRQKQILLGIDYQFCKGCMKCVQICKFDALHKELESEYNVEKLTIKHTEFVLK; encoded by the coding sequence ATGTCAACGATAAAAAATAAGTTACCCATTGTAAATGAAGCCGGTCTCTATGAGATCAGGGTGGAAAGTATAGGCGGATTAGGCGCCAATCTTGCAGGAAAGCTCCTTGCCGAAGCCGGTGTACTCGGTATGGGACTCAACGGCGTTAATTTTGCAAGCTATGGTTCTGAAAAAAAAGGGACACCGGTCAAGGCGTTTGTAAAATTTTCTGAACCGGATTTAGAGATCAGATCAAACGGCCCTGTCGAAGAGCCGCATCTGCTTGTTGTCTTTCACGAAAGACTTATAACATCAACACCTCTCACTCAGGGTGTTAAAGAGAGCACTACGGTAATTGTAAATACCGGAAAATCTCCCGACACTATGAGGGAGATGTTAAAATTATACGGCGGCACTGTTGCATGTATAGATGCCTTAAAGATCTCTATCGAAGAAAGGGTAAAAATCAATACGCCAATGCTTGGAGCAATAGTAAAGGCATCAAATTTTATAGATAAGGATGCACTTAAAGGGGCAATCACGGACACATTCAAAAAGAAGTATCCCAATATCATTGATGCAAACCTAAAGGCATTCGAAAGAGGTTATAACGAGCTGACTATGAAGACCTTTAAGCCTGACGGGCTTTACGAGTATGTGCCCTTTAGAAAAGAAGTTTCTTTGCTTGGTTATAAAAATGCGCCTATCGGGGGTGTGATACTCAATCCGGGTAATAGCATAAATAAGGATCTCAGCGCATCAAGAACGGGTTACATGCCTCTGTTTATACAGGAAAAATGTACAAATTGCGGGGAATGCGAGATCACCTGTCCCGATTATTGTTTTGTCTGGGAAAAGGGTGTTGATAAGCACGGCAGGCAAAAACAGATTCTGCTCGGTATAGACTATCAGTTTTGTAAGGGATGTATGAAATGCGTTCAAATCTGCAAGTTTGATGCATTGCATAAAGAACTTGAGTCCGAATACAATGTAGAGAAATTAACAATCAAACATACTGAATTTGTTTTGAAATAA
- the dnaX gene encoding DNA polymerase III subunit gamma/tau, with protein sequence MAYRVLSRRYRPKTFEELIGQSHVTRTLSNAIRDARVGHAYLFTGPRGVGKTTVARLLAKSLNCEKGPTSAPCNACPSCIEIDESRSMDVYEIDGASNTGVDNIREIKNNVQYSPSRDRYKIYIIDEVHMLSQGAFNALLKTLEEPPDHVVFIFATTEPHKVPLTVQSRCQRFDFRKLRSSMILQSLNTITVQEGIMIDDESRDIIARYSQGSLRDAQSLLEQAIAYSGKNITHDEIYKALGILERDVLIKAVNALSSHDIAEATIVAREVDARGYDPKRFTEELLAVLRDAYLLTQSLGDLVELPEAEIITLKKLSNAFTAEDIINLMNTVAKSIELISRSTQPGMALEVVLIKAASLKPIFPIDQILSDLKKLKNNVKDTSNAFMTKPANNESNQDNVITYVKENHEEEHSSNNEKTTEGFIQQIYQVNGSIAVALKGSKIDIEKDRKICITYKQEDTALFSKEKNGEFIKSMIKNYFGINYEMELKIQQRHEAASKNLEELEERDPKLHTLLDVLGAKIIKKT encoded by the coding sequence ATGGCTTACAGAGTATTATCAAGACGATATAGACCAAAAACATTTGAAGAATTGATAGGTCAATCTCATGTCACGAGGACACTATCCAATGCAATCAGGGATGCGCGGGTAGGACATGCTTACCTATTTACAGGGCCGCGCGGCGTGGGTAAGACAACTGTAGCAAGGCTGCTTGCCAAATCATTAAACTGCGAAAAAGGTCCGACATCTGCGCCGTGCAATGCATGCCCAAGTTGTATCGAGATAGATGAGAGCAGAAGCATGGATGTATATGAGATAGACGGCGCTTCAAACACAGGCGTGGATAACATACGGGAGATAAAAAATAATGTTCAGTACTCTCCCTCGAGAGATAGATATAAGATCTACATCATAGATGAGGTTCACATGCTTTCTCAGGGTGCATTTAACGCATTGCTGAAAACGCTCGAAGAACCGCCGGATCATGTTGTTTTTATTTTTGCAACAACAGAACCCCACAAAGTGCCTTTAACCGTCCAGTCAAGGTGCCAGAGATTTGACTTTAGAAAACTTCGTTCCTCAATGATCCTTCAGAGTCTGAATACTATAACAGTACAAGAAGGCATAATGATAGACGATGAATCGAGAGACATTATAGCCAGATACTCGCAGGGCAGTCTCAGGGATGCACAAAGCTTGCTTGAACAGGCTATAGCGTACAGCGGCAAAAATATAACACACGATGAAATATACAAAGCGTTAGGCATATTAGAAAGGGACGTGCTTATAAAGGCAGTAAATGCTTTGTCATCTCACGATATTGCCGAAGCAACTATCGTAGCAAGGGAAGTAGATGCAAGGGGCTATGATCCAAAAAGGTTTACAGAAGAACTTCTGGCTGTATTGAGAGATGCCTACCTTTTAACCCAATCGCTCGGTGACCTTGTAGAACTTCCAGAGGCAGAAATAATAACATTAAAAAAATTGAGTAATGCATTTACAGCAGAAGATATCATAAATCTTATGAATACCGTTGCAAAAAGTATAGAACTAATATCACGGTCAACTCAACCAGGTATGGCACTCGAGGTTGTACTGATAAAGGCTGCCTCACTAAAACCCATTTTCCCTATCGATCAGATACTCTCTGATCTGAAAAAGCTGAAGAATAATGTAAAAGATACATCAAACGCCTTCATGACTAAACCCGCAAATAATGAGTCGAATCAGGATAACGTCATCACTTATGTTAAAGAGAATCATGAAGAGGAACATTCCAGTAATAACGAAAAAACAACTGAAGGCTTTATCCAGCAAATATATCAGGTGAACGGTTCAATTGCTGTAGCTCTTAAGGGTTCAAAAATTGACATTGAAAAAGACCGCAAAATCTGTATAACTTATAAACAAGAAGATACCGCTCTGTTCAGCAAAGAAAAGAATGGAGAATTTATAAAAAGTATGATAAAAAATTATTTTGGCATTAATTATGAGATGGAGCTAAAAATTCAGCAAAGACATGAAGCAGCAAGCAAAAACTTGGAAGAATTGGAAGAAAGGGATCCAAAGCTTCATACCCTGCTGGATGTACTTGGAGCCAAGATCATAAAAAAAACATAA
- the lptD gene encoding LPS assembly protein LptD produces the protein MHRKYYSMAIFLLCLFFASSTRAFDLSSLLTNKGIIKLNADKILYNDKTGVIDAAGNVKIERADSSLSAQHIIYNSKTYQTKAEGNVQWQIGKDYIKADSIDVNLSTQLGIIKNGYITIENGEYTITGKVIKKVAGKRLIIEEGSLTTCKCSNNKPSWSISAKHIDATIGGYATIKDAFFKANNIPIIYTPYMTIPVKTSRASGFLMPTISYSGLNGLILSIPYFWAISQNKDATFSFDAMTNRGLGASAQFRYALTTNDSGVFDARYFKELFLPYQRDRFYVSGSYYQDLLFGIFSKGLLNYYSDRTYLNDFSSLLQQSSVEYEESKFTLQRNFADADVMASLIYLENMWAANNDATLQQLPFGSITYFPVHIASKLPLYAEFNTNVENFIRSDPALPKGQRLGIVPGIYMPFTIGDYLYFNSEALFNAYFYNAGIYGIYHPGKIINTDLSAELSTKLSNVYDIKLGRLKGVKHIISPFVSINAKHTLTNDEQFAFDQIENSPNESRTLNFGILNSFIGKTMPFENMVSYPVVGKFDISSGYDFIEAVRPLTGPTDKRRPFLPINFDLVIQPPDFLNTNISMLVDPSTLSMTETSIYETANDKRGDSASLNYSYFRSSTSAISAYLNFVLTHYLTLYGGANYSFYQRSLIQAVYGIKLSTPCNCWSLDASYIQRPLTPSLSTISVFFTLKGLGTIGG, from the coding sequence ATGCATAGAAAGTATTATTCAATGGCTATATTTTTATTATGCCTTTTTTTTGCGTCAAGCACGCGGGCTTTCGATCTATCTTCACTCTTAACAAATAAAGGTATAATAAAACTTAATGCGGATAAAATTCTTTATAATGATAAAACAGGCGTTATTGATGCAGCAGGCAACGTAAAAATAGAGAGGGCTGATTCGTCTCTGTCGGCCCAGCATATTATATATAACTCAAAAACGTATCAAACCAAAGCAGAAGGTAATGTGCAATGGCAAATCGGTAAGGATTATATTAAAGCGGATTCAATTGATGTAAACCTATCAACGCAATTGGGTATTATAAAAAACGGCTATATCACAATTGAAAATGGAGAATACACAATAACAGGCAAGGTGATAAAAAAGGTTGCTGGCAAAAGGCTTATTATAGAGGAGGGATCCCTTACTACATGTAAATGCAGTAATAATAAACCATCGTGGAGTATAAGCGCAAAACATATTGACGCAACTATAGGAGGATACGCAACGATAAAAGATGCCTTTTTTAAGGCAAACAATATACCCATTATTTATACACCATATATGACGATACCTGTGAAAACATCAAGAGCGTCCGGGTTTCTTATGCCTACCATTTCTTATTCAGGCTTAAACGGTCTTATACTTTCCATACCATATTTCTGGGCAATATCGCAGAATAAGGATGCCACATTCTCTTTTGATGCAATGACTAACAGGGGCCTTGGGGCCAGCGCACAATTCAGATACGCATTAACAACAAATGACAGCGGGGTGTTTGATGCAAGATATTTTAAAGAACTTTTTCTTCCATATCAAAGGGACAGGTTTTACGTAAGCGGGTCGTACTATCAGGACTTATTATTCGGGATCTTTTCTAAAGGCTTACTAAATTATTATAGTGATCGGACGTACCTTAACGATTTCTCTTCGCTTCTTCAACAATCGTCTGTAGAGTACGAAGAATCAAAATTTACACTTCAAAGGAATTTCGCTGATGCAGATGTAATGGCATCTCTTATATATCTTGAAAATATGTGGGCAGCCAACAATGATGCCACATTACAGCAGCTGCCCTTTGGCTCTATTACATATTTCCCTGTTCACATAGCAAGCAAGCTCCCTTTGTATGCGGAATTCAATACAAATGTAGAAAATTTTATAAGAAGTGATCCTGCCCTGCCAAAGGGCCAGAGACTCGGCATTGTACCGGGTATATACATGCCGTTTACAATCGGGGATTATCTTTATTTTAATTCTGAAGCATTGTTTAATGCTTACTTCTATAATGCTGGCATATATGGCATATATCATCCTGGAAAGATAATAAATACCGATCTATCCGCAGAGTTATCAACAAAACTTTCAAATGTGTATGATATAAAACTTGGGAGGCTAAAAGGTGTTAAACACATCATATCTCCATTTGTAAGTATAAATGCAAAACACACTCTAACAAACGATGAACAATTTGCATTTGATCAAATAGAAAACAGCCCAAATGAATCAAGAACACTTAATTTCGGCATATTAAACAGCTTTATTGGGAAAACAATGCCTTTTGAGAACATGGTATCGTATCCTGTTGTAGGGAAGTTTGATATATCTTCGGGTTATGATTTTATTGAAGCGGTGAGACCGCTAACAGGACCGACCGATAAGAGAAGACCCTTTTTGCCGATTAACTTTGATCTTGTAATTCAGCCACCTGATTTTTTAAACACAAACATCAGTATGCTGGTTGATCCATCTACTCTTAGTATGACAGAGACATCGATTTACGAGACTGCAAACGACAAAAGGGGTGATAGTGCATCTTTAAACTATTCTTACTTTCGCAGTTCAACAAGCGCTATTAGTGCATACCTTAATTTTGTTTTAACACATTATTTAACGTTGTACGGCGGCGCAAACTATTCATTTTACCAGAGGTCATTGATTCAGGCTGTGTATGGTATAAAATTAAGCACACCATGCAATTGCTGGAGTTTAGATGCTTCATACATCCAGAGACCTTTAACTCCAAGCCTTAGTACAATAAGCGTTTTCTTTACGCTGAAAGGACTCGGGACAATAGGCGGTTAA
- a CDS encoding ADP-ribosylation factor-like protein: protein MSFINYSSREINCKIVYYGPGLGGKTTNLQYIYDKMSPDTKGKLISLATETERTLFFDFLPLALGEIRGFKTRFQLYTVPGQVFYDASRKLILRGVDGVVFVADSQVERMDANIESVENLKVNLKENGYDFEKIPLIVQYNKRDLPNCSDMEELRKLLNEKEAPEFEAVAVKGIGVFETLKAVSKLVLMELKRGTAVK from the coding sequence ATGTCTTTTATAAATTATTCGTCAAGGGAGATTAACTGTAAAATAGTTTATTACGGGCCTGGATTAGGTGGTAAAACAACCAACCTCCAGTATATTTACGACAAGATGAGCCCCGATACCAAGGGTAAGCTCATCTCCCTTGCTACAGAAACAGAAAGAACATTGTTCTTTGATTTTTTACCGCTTGCACTCGGTGAGATAAGAGGATTCAAAACAAGGTTCCAGCTTTACACTGTACCGGGACAGGTTTTCTATGACGCAAGCAGAAAGCTTATCCTCAGAGGTGTTGATGGGGTTGTGTTTGTAGCGGATTCTCAAGTAGAAAGAATGGACGCAAATATAGAGAGCGTTGAAAACCTCAAGGTTAATCTAAAGGAAAATGGATATGACTTTGAGAAGATCCCTCTTATCGTTCAGTATAATAAAAGAGACCTTCCCAATTGTTCAGATATGGAAGAGCTGAGAAAGTTGCTCAATGAAAAAGAGGCTCCGGAGTTTGAGGCAGTTGCGGTAAAAGGTATAGGTGTGTTTGAAACACTTAAAGCGGTTTCAAAGCTTGTGCTTATGGAGCTTAAAAGAGGCACCGCTGTAAAATAG